The window GCTGGTAGAATTGCAACCGGTGTCATTAAAGCTTTACCGATTTTTTGAACTTCAGCAAATAATTTCATAAAACTCCTCCATATATTATATTGTGATAATAAAGAATCATTAAGTCACTAAAAGAATACATTTTATTTTGAAAAAAGTCAAGAAAATTATCAAAATAAATGAGCCTTTTTTTTACGCATCATTTGTGTTATAATTTAACAAAAGAATTTAAAAGGGAGTAAGTTGGGTATGCAAACGGATGAAAAAAATAGAAAATATAAGATACTTGAACCCTTTTTTAAGAAGGAGAAAAAGCTTAGAGATATAGAGAAAGAAACTCAAATATCTTATGCAACACTTAAAAGATGGGTAAGTCAGTACAAGGATTCTGGAGAAAAAGGATTGACCAAAAAAATAAGAGCTGATAAGAACACATTTAAGAAGGTTAACGAAGACGTTTTAGTTCATTTGAAGGCTCTATATAAGGAGTATCACTCTTTACCAGTTACAAAGTTATATGAAAAAGCTAAAAATACTCTTAATTCATATAATAGTATGATAAGTTACCCAACCTTTTTTAGAATAATAAATAACTTAGATGAGAATATAAAACAAAACTCTATAAAATCTGTAAAAAAAGATCAAGTATATGAATATGCTATTATACAAAAAGCAGTACCTATTCCTTTTTTTAATAATAAAAATAAGATTTTTTACCTAACAATATTTTACAATAAAGAAAACTATAAGATGATTAATTTTCTTTTTGAAGAAAAAAAAAGAGATTTAAAAAATCTATTTAATTTTATAAGAGAAAGTATTATAATTGAAGGAGCCTATCCTAAAAATATATCTTTAGATTTTAAGATAGATGGTGTATCGAAGAGTTTATTAAGAAGTGTATTTTTTGAAACAAAAATAAATATTATTCAAGAGGAAGCAGATGAAAATATGCTTGGTTTTGTAAGGTATATAGATACAGATATTTTAAAAGAGTTCAATAGAGAAAAATTAATAACTTTAGACAAAATAAGTAGCTTTATAAAAAAGTATCTTTTTATAGAGATAAATGAAAATAAAAAACTTTTACCAGAAGATATAAATAAACTTTTATATTTTTTAAATAAGTATAAAAGAAAAATATATAATAATGGAGTAAGAGTGAAAAATAACTTATATAATAGCCCAACTTTAAAAGAGTACGAAGGAAGTATAGTAGATGTTTTTTATAATGAATTTTTAAAGGAAAGTGTAGATATATATCAAAAGGATAAGTTTATAGATAGTGCTAAATTAATAAAAGAATACTAGGAGAGATTATGGTAAAGAATTTTTTAAAAGGAATTGTAATAGGAATAGCTAATGTGTTACCGGGAGTTTCAGGAGGTACATTAGCAGTAGTGTTAGGAATTTATGATAAATTGACAGAAGCGGTGGGAAACTTTTTAACAGCTTCAATGGAGAAAAAGATAGAATATGCCAAATTTTTAGCTCAAATAGGAGCAGGAGCGGTTTTAGGAATAGTTGCTTTTGCAGGAATTATTTCTAAGATGTATGAGTTATATCCTAAAGGAACAACAGTAGCGTTTTTATTTTTAATTCTACCATCAATTCCAGTTATTTTAAAAGGAGAGAAATTTTTTAAAAAAGAAAATTTAATAGCCTTCTTTAGTGGAGTTGCTTTTACAGGAATTTTTATGTTTTTAACAAAAACATTAGCAGGAGAGGAAGTTGTTAGAACAGCTCAGACAGCTTTTACAGCAGGGTATGGAGTGAAACTATTTTTCTGTGGTATAGTAGCTGCTGGAGCAATGGTAATTCCAGGAATTTCAGGTTCACTACTATTAATATTGTTAGGAGAGTATTATAATGTCTTGGGATATATAAAAAGTTTTGCAATATTACCACTGATATTTTTTGCTGCTGGAACAGGAATTGGATTAGTTTTAGTTGCGAAAGGAATAAATATTCTTTTAAATAAATATAGAAGTTATACATTAAATTTCATTGTT of the Cetobacterium sp. ZOR0034 genome contains:
- a CDS encoding Mu transposase C-terminal domain-containing protein, with amino-acid sequence MQTDEKNRKYKILEPFFKKEKKLRDIEKETQISYATLKRWVSQYKDSGEKGLTKKIRADKNTFKKVNEDVLVHLKALYKEYHSLPVTKLYEKAKNTLNSYNSMISYPTFFRIINNLDENIKQNSIKSVKKDQVYEYAIIQKAVPIPFFNNKNKIFYLTIFYNKENYKMINFLFEEKKRDLKNLFNFIRESIIIEGAYPKNISLDFKIDGVSKSLLRSVFFETKINIIQEEADENMLGFVRYIDTDILKEFNREKLITLDKISSFIKKYLFIEINENKKLLPEDINKLLYFLNKYKRKIYNNGVRVKNNLYNSPTLKEYEGSIVDVFYNEFLKESVDIYQKDKFIDSAKLIKEY
- a CDS encoding DUF368 domain-containing protein, which produces MVKNFLKGIVIGIANVLPGVSGGTLAVVLGIYDKLTEAVGNFLTASMEKKIEYAKFLAQIGAGAVLGIVAFAGIISKMYELYPKGTTVAFLFLILPSIPVILKGEKFFKKENLIAFFSGVAFTGIFMFLTKTLAGEEVVRTAQTAFTAGYGVKLFFCGIVAAGAMVIPGISGSLLLILLGEYYNVLGYIKSFAILPLIFFAAGTGIGLVLVAKGINILLNKYRSYTLNFIVGIIVVSLIEIIQTLFI